One Pirellulales bacterium genomic region harbors:
- a CDS encoding gamma carbonic anhydrase family protein → MSHPATFRAEQVHPTAFIARGAVVVGDVTLAEESSVWFNAVLRGDCAPIRVGARSNIQDGCILHADPGFPCTLGEGVTVGHGAVVHGATVGDNVVVGMKAVVQNGAKIGANSIVGVGAVVTEGVEIPPGSLVLGVPGKWKRELTEPEIEMNRLAAAHYVENSKEFAAAQGE, encoded by the coding sequence ATGAGCCATCCCGCCACTTTTCGTGCCGAACAAGTCCACCCCACCGCCTTCATCGCGCGCGGCGCCGTAGTGGTGGGAGACGTCACGCTCGCGGAAGAATCGAGCGTCTGGTTCAACGCGGTGCTGCGTGGCGACTGCGCTCCGATCCGCGTCGGGGCACGCTCGAATATCCAGGACGGCTGCATCCTGCACGCTGATCCCGGCTTTCCCTGCACGCTGGGCGAAGGGGTCACCGTCGGACACGGCGCCGTCGTCCACGGCGCCACGGTGGGCGATAATGTGGTCGTGGGCATGAAGGCCGTCGTGCAGAACGGCGCCAAGATCGGCGCGAATTCGATCGTCGGCGTCGGGGCGGTCGTTACCGAGGGGGTCGAAATCCCACCCGGCTCGCTCGTGCTCGGAGTGCCCGGCAAGTGGAAACGCGAACTGACCGAGCCGGAGATCGAAATGAATCGCCTGGCTGCCGCCCACTACGTGGAAAACTCGAAGGAATTCGCCGCGGCACAGGGTGAGTAA
- a CDS encoding site-2 protease family protein, whose product MSWSWRVGTVAGIGIFIHVTFLILIPFILMSEYSAGGTLQGALKSMALVAAIFGCIVLHELGHALTARRFGINTRDITLLPIGGVARLERMPEDPWQEFLVAIAGPAVNVAIAMVLAIVLLVTGSLSMVWDFEFIGGPFLGQLLLVNLFLVLFNLIPAFPMDGGRVLRALLAKTTGDYVKATQTAASVGQVVAILFGMVGLFTGQFMLIFIALFVYMGAQGESHMVQMRSVISGVPVRAAMMTRFKALDAAEPLSRAAEELLAGSQQDFPVLEQGRVVGLLDRTTLVKALSERPHETPISAVMHKDCRTVEDNEMLQATFDRMQEQGCRTLPVVRQGQLVGLVTLENVGELLMINAARQTQRQTSSQPSPDRMF is encoded by the coding sequence ATGAGTTGGTCGTGGAGAGTTGGAACCGTCGCTGGGATTGGCATCTTCATCCACGTGACGTTCCTGATTCTGATTCCGTTCATCTTGATGAGCGAGTATTCCGCCGGGGGCACGCTACAAGGCGCGCTCAAGTCGATGGCGCTGGTGGCGGCGATCTTCGGCTGCATCGTGCTGCACGAGTTGGGGCACGCCCTGACGGCGCGTCGCTTCGGCATCAACACGCGCGACATTACGCTCCTGCCGATTGGCGGCGTGGCGCGGCTCGAACGCATGCCGGAGGATCCCTGGCAAGAGTTTCTGGTCGCCATCGCGGGGCCGGCGGTGAACGTGGCTATTGCCATGGTGCTGGCGATCGTGCTGCTGGTGACGGGTTCGCTGTCGATGGTCTGGGACTTTGAATTCATTGGCGGTCCATTCCTCGGGCAGTTGCTGTTGGTGAACCTGTTCCTCGTGCTCTTCAATCTGATCCCGGCCTTTCCGATGGATGGCGGTCGCGTGCTCCGCGCCCTGCTGGCCAAGACGACGGGCGACTACGTGAAAGCGACTCAGACGGCGGCCAGCGTGGGGCAGGTCGTGGCCATCCTGTTCGGCATGGTCGGGCTGTTTACCGGTCAGTTCATGCTGATCTTTATCGCTTTGTTCGTGTACATGGGCGCGCAGGGCGAATCGCACATGGTGCAGATGCGCTCCGTGATTTCCGGCGTGCCGGTTCGTGCCGCGATGATGACCCGCTTCAAGGCGCTCGACGCGGCGGAGCCACTCTCGCGGGCGGCCGAAGAACTGCTGGCGGGCTCGCAGCAGGACTTTCCCGTGCTGGAGCAAGGTCGCGTCGTCGGGCTCCTCGATCGCACAACCCTGGTCAAGGCCCTCTCCGAGCGGCCGCACGAGACGCCGATCTCGGCAGTGATGCACAAAGACTGCCGTACGGTAGAAGACAACGAGATGCTGCAGGCCACGTTCGACCGCATGCAGGAACAGGGCTGCCGGACCCTGCCCGTCGTGCGGCAGGGGCAACTCGTGGGGCTGGTGACGCTCGAAAACGTGGGCGAGCTGCTGATGATTAACGCCGCCCGGCAGACGCAGCGCCAGACCAGCAGCCAGCCCTCGCCGGATCGCATGTTCTAG
- a CDS encoding AAA family ATPase: MNHDATPTLVEQLSRPEAYAEHPREIVLHETHISWVFVTEQFAYKLKKPVRFDFLDYSTAEKRRAACEAELRLNRRLARDVYLDVLPITRDDVGSLHVAGVGPTVDWAVRMRRLADEERLDCLIRDGHVSEADLERVAARLATFYRQAPGLAVDAGEYRAAIESHVRANRRELAREERGLPQDLVERVHQAQLRCLALAPALLERRVREGRIIDGHGDLRPEHIYLLEPPVAIDCIEFNDEFRRLDAADELAFLAMECDRLGASSLGARLFDSCCRATGDEPPARLVTFFKSYRAAVRAKVHALRADQAQGSERERALQEAISYLELADSYRDRSERPLLLVVGGLMGTGKSTLAEALARQFGTAVFSTDAIRHELFGQSQHPAGFGEGHYTPEARMRVYRELIARARASLDRGLSLVLDGTFLGGEAIEQVEQLAEQGRGAIFRVRATCPREIALERIRARAAAGGSLSEARPELFAQQQAAAAASGTSHVDLEVDTTDDLALQVRRVCTTLAERYRVE; this comes from the coding sequence ATGAACCACGACGCCACGCCCACGCTTGTCGAGCAACTGAGCCGGCCCGAGGCCTACGCCGAACATCCGCGCGAGATCGTCCTGCACGAGACGCACATCTCCTGGGTCTTCGTCACCGAGCAGTTCGCGTACAAGCTGAAAAAGCCGGTCCGCTTCGACTTCCTCGATTACAGCACGGCCGAGAAGCGTCGCGCGGCCTGCGAGGCCGAGTTGCGTTTGAATCGCCGCCTGGCCCGGGATGTCTATCTCGACGTGCTCCCCATCACGCGCGATGACGTGGGCAGCCTGCACGTCGCCGGAGTTGGCCCCACGGTCGACTGGGCCGTGCGCATGCGGCGGCTGGCCGATGAAGAGCGGCTCGATTGCCTGATCCGCGACGGGCACGTCTCCGAGGCCGACCTCGAACGGGTGGCGGCACGCCTGGCCACCTTTTACCGGCAAGCGCCCGGGCTGGCCGTCGATGCGGGCGAGTACCGCGCGGCGATCGAGTCTCACGTGCGCGCCAATCGTCGCGAGCTGGCGCGCGAGGAGCGAGGCCTGCCGCAGGATCTCGTCGAACGCGTCCACCAGGCGCAGCTTCGCTGTCTGGCGCTCGCGCCGGCGCTGCTCGAGCGGCGCGTACGCGAGGGGCGCATCATCGACGGACACGGCGATCTCCGACCCGAGCACATCTACCTGCTCGAGCCTCCCGTGGCGATCGATTGCATCGAGTTCAACGACGAATTTCGCCGGCTCGACGCGGCCGACGAGTTAGCGTTTCTGGCGATGGAGTGCGACCGGCTGGGCGCGTCGTCGCTGGGCGCGCGGTTGTTCGATTCGTGCTGCCGGGCGACCGGAGACGAGCCTCCGGCGCGGCTCGTGACGTTCTTCAAGAGCTATCGCGCCGCCGTGCGGGCCAAGGTCCACGCCTTGCGAGCCGATCAGGCGCAGGGAAGCGAGCGCGAGCGGGCCCTGCAGGAGGCCATCTCTTATCTCGAGCTTGCCGACAGTTATCGCGACCGCTCCGAGCGCCCCCTGTTGCTCGTGGTCGGTGGACTGATGGGCACAGGCAAATCGACGCTCGCCGAGGCGCTCGCCCGGCAGTTTGGCACCGCGGTCTTCAGCACCGATGCGATCCGCCACGAGCTCTTCGGCCAGAGCCAGCATCCGGCCGGTTTTGGCGAGGGCCATTACACGCCCGAGGCGCGCATGCGCGTCTATCGCGAGCTCATCGCGCGGGCGAGAGCTTCTCTCGACCGCGGCCTGTCGCTCGTCCTCGACGGCACCTTCCTGGGCGGAGAGGCCATCGAGCAGGTGGAACAGCTCGCCGAGCAGGGCAGGGGAGCGATCTTCCGCGTGCGGGCAACTTGTCCGCGCGAGATCGCCCTCGAGCGTATCCGCGCGCGTGCGGCGGCCGGTGGAAGTCTCTCGGAAGCGCGGCCCGAATTATTCGCCCAACAGCAGGCCGCGGCGGCAGCCTCGGGAACATCGCACGTTGACCTCGAAGTCGACACGACCGATGATCTCGCGCTGCAAGTTCGACGAGTATGCACTACCCTCGCCGAGCGTTATCGCGTCGAGTAA
- a CDS encoding MgtC/SapB family protein encodes MNNPLESAQAWSIQPWGTPAELVQPLLLALSLGLLVGLQRERSERSLAGLRTFPLITVFGTMSSLLAMRFGGWIVAASLLGVVAVVAIGNVGLRHSGKRAGQGTTTEIAVLLMFAVGAFLPVGPWVIAVAVGAGVAVLLQFKPELHGLAAKLGDTELDAIMRFVLISCVILPVLPNRAYGPFDVLNPFEIWLMVVLIVGISLAGYIIYKFFGRNAGILLSGLLGGAISSTATTVSYARRDNSTMAAAALSTLVILLASSVVYARVLIEVAVVARDFVIVVLPAVTTMLVLTLLPVAWLARRAAHEAAPLPEQENPTELRSALLFAGAYAGVLFAMAATKEYVGNQGMYVVAIISGLTDMDAITLSTARLVADARLDPQAGWRLIVVAILSNLAFKTAIAGVLGGTHLLRLLLTLLALPTLGGILLIWLL; translated from the coding sequence ATGAACAATCCGCTCGAATCGGCCCAAGCCTGGAGCATTCAGCCCTGGGGAACGCCGGCAGAGCTCGTGCAGCCCCTGCTGCTGGCCCTTTCGCTGGGACTGCTCGTCGGTCTGCAGCGCGAACGCTCCGAACGGAGTCTCGCCGGGCTGCGCACGTTCCCGCTCATTACCGTGTTCGGCACGATGTCGTCGCTGCTGGCCATGCGCTTTGGCGGTTGGATCGTGGCTGCCAGCCTGCTGGGGGTGGTGGCGGTGGTCGCGATCGGCAACGTCGGACTGCGCCACAGCGGCAAGCGTGCGGGGCAGGGAACGACCACCGAGATCGCCGTGCTGCTCATGTTTGCCGTGGGCGCCTTTCTGCCCGTGGGTCCCTGGGTGATCGCCGTGGCCGTGGGGGCCGGCGTGGCGGTGCTCTTGCAGTTCAAGCCCGAGCTGCACGGCCTGGCGGCGAAGCTCGGCGATACCGAGCTCGACGCGATCATGCGTTTCGTGCTGATCTCGTGCGTGATTCTGCCGGTGCTGCCCAATCGCGCGTATGGCCCCTTCGACGTGCTGAATCCGTTCGAGATCTGGTTGATGGTTGTGTTGATCGTCGGCATCAGCCTGGCGGGCTACATCATCTACAAGTTTTTCGGACGCAACGCGGGCATCTTATTGAGCGGACTGCTGGGGGGCGCCATCTCGAGCACGGCCACCACGGTCAGTTACGCCCGCCGCGATAACAGCACCATGGCCGCCGCCGCCCTCTCGACGCTCGTCATCCTGCTCGCTTCTTCGGTGGTTTATGCACGTGTGTTGATCGAGGTGGCGGTCGTAGCACGCGACTTCGTCATCGTGGTGCTGCCCGCCGTGACGACCATGCTCGTGCTGACGCTCTTGCCGGTGGCGTGGCTGGCACGCCGGGCGGCGCACGAAGCGGCGCCCCTGCCCGAGCAGGAGAACCCCACCGAGCTGCGCTCGGCCCTCTTGTTCGCCGGCGCCTACGCGGGCGTGCTGTTTGCAATGGCCGCCACGAAGGAGTATGTCGGCAATCAGGGCATGTATGTGGTGGCGATCATCTCGGGTCTGACCGACATGGATGCGATCACGCTTTCGACGGCGCGGCTGGTGGCCGATGCGCGACTCGATCCGCAGGCTGGGTGGCGCTTGATCGTCGTGGCGATCCTGTCGAACCTGGCGTTCAAAACGGCCATCGCGGGGGTGCTGGGTGGAACGCATCTGCTACGACTGTTGTTGACGTTGCTGGCGCTGCCCACGCTGGGAGGCATCCTCTTGATCTGGCTGCTCTAA